A single Stutzerimonas stutzeri DNA region contains:
- the hfq gene encoding RNA chaperone Hfq encodes MSKGHSLQDPYLNTLRKERVPVSIYLVNGIKLQGQIESFDQFVILLKNTVSQMVYKHAISTVVPGRPVRLPAAGDAEQTESGND; translated from the coding sequence ATGTCAAAAGGGCATTCGCTACAAGACCCTTACCTGAACACTTTACGTAAGGAACGCGTTCCGGTTTCCATCTACCTGGTCAACGGTATCAAGCTGCAGGGCCAGATCGAATCATTCGACCAGTTCGTCATCCTCTTGAAGAACACTGTCAGTCAGATGGTCTACAAGCATGCTATCTCGACCGTCGTTCCCGGTCGTCCGGTGCGCCTGCCCGCGGCCGGCGATGCAGAGCAGACCGAGTCGGGTAACGACTAA
- the mutL gene encoding DNA mismatch repair endonuclease MutL, whose product MTEAARIQLLSPRLANQIAAGEVVERPASVIKELLENSLDSGATRIEVDVEQGGVKLLRVRDDGCGIPADDLPLALARHATSKIRDLEDLERVMSLGFRGEALASISSVSRLTLTSRTADAAEAWQVETEGRDMQARVQPAAHPVGTSVEVRDLFFNTPARRKFLRTEKTEFDHLQEVIKRLALARFDVAFHLRHNGKVVLALHQANDAASRARRVASVCGPAFLEQALPVEIERNGLHLWGWVGLPTFSRSQADLQYFYVNGRMVRDKLVAHAVRQAYRDVLFNGRHPTFVLFLDVDPAVVDVNVHPTKHEVRFRDNRMVHDFLYGTLHRALGDVRPEDQLAAPASVTPVTQVTGLAAGEFAGQNEMSLAASVLEQPQAEQPAWRGPGAGYQSPRPLPAGHVAEAQGAYREFFSPLAEAAPAPLPDTRDDVPPLGYALAQLKGIYILAENAHGLVLVDMHAAHERIMYERLKTAMASDGLRGQPLLVPESIAVSQREADCAEEHAQWFQLLGFELQRLGPESLAIRQIPALLKQAEATRLVQDVLADLLEYGTSDRIQAHLNELLGTMACHGAVRANRRLTLPEMNGLLRDMESTERSGQCNHGRPTWTQMGMGDLDKLFLRGR is encoded by the coding sequence ATGACCGAAGCAGCGCGCATCCAACTGCTCAGCCCGCGCCTGGCCAACCAGATCGCGGCAGGCGAAGTGGTCGAGCGACCTGCCTCGGTCATCAAGGAACTGCTGGAAAACAGCCTCGATTCGGGCGCCACGCGCATCGAAGTGGATGTCGAACAGGGCGGCGTGAAACTGCTCCGGGTGCGCGACGATGGCTGTGGCATCCCGGCCGATGACCTGCCGCTGGCCCTGGCGCGCCATGCGACCAGCAAGATTCGCGATCTGGAAGACCTAGAACGGGTCATGAGCCTGGGCTTTCGGGGTGAAGCGCTGGCGTCGATCAGTTCGGTCTCGCGCCTGACGTTGACGTCGCGCACGGCGGACGCCGCAGAAGCCTGGCAGGTCGAAACCGAAGGCAGGGACATGCAGGCGCGTGTCCAGCCGGCTGCGCATCCGGTCGGCACATCCGTCGAAGTGCGCGATCTGTTTTTCAATACGCCGGCGCGTCGCAAGTTTCTGCGCACCGAGAAAACCGAATTCGATCACCTGCAGGAAGTCATCAAGCGGCTGGCGCTGGCTCGCTTCGATGTGGCCTTTCACCTGCGTCACAACGGCAAGGTAGTACTCGCACTGCATCAGGCCAATGATGCGGCTTCGCGGGCGCGGCGCGTGGCTTCGGTGTGTGGCCCGGCTTTTCTCGAGCAGGCGCTGCCGGTGGAGATCGAGCGCAACGGTCTGCATCTCTGGGGCTGGGTCGGCTTGCCGACGTTTTCCCGCAGCCAGGCGGACTTGCAATATTTCTACGTCAATGGGCGGATGGTCCGCGACAAGCTGGTCGCCCATGCGGTACGCCAGGCCTACCGCGATGTGCTGTTCAACGGTCGCCATCCGACCTTCGTGTTGTTTCTGGATGTCGATCCGGCAGTGGTGGATGTGAATGTGCATCCCACCAAGCATGAGGTGCGTTTCCGCGATAACCGCATGGTGCACGATTTCCTCTACGGCACGCTGCATCGTGCGCTCGGTGACGTGCGCCCGGAAGATCAGCTCGCGGCACCTGCCAGTGTGACGCCCGTTACCCAGGTCACCGGCCTGGCCGCCGGAGAGTTCGCCGGGCAGAACGAGATGAGTCTTGCGGCCAGTGTGCTGGAGCAGCCGCAAGCCGAACAGCCTGCCTGGCGCGGGCCTGGCGCGGGCTATCAGTCGCCTCGGCCGTTGCCGGCGGGCCATGTTGCCGAGGCGCAAGGCGCCTATCGCGAGTTCTTTTCGCCGCTCGCCGAGGCAGCCCCGGCGCCCCTGCCTGATACACGAGATGACGTCCCGCCGCTCGGCTATGCGCTGGCTCAGCTAAAGGGCATCTATATCCTGGCGGAGAACGCGCACGGCCTGGTGCTGGTGGATATGCATGCGGCTCACGAGCGGATCATGTACGAGCGGCTGAAAACGGCCATGGCCAGCGACGGCCTGCGTGGCCAGCCTTTGCTGGTGCCTGAGTCGATCGCGGTGAGCCAGCGCGAGGCAGACTGCGCCGAAGAACACGCCCAGTGGTTCCAGCTGCTGGGTTTCGAATTGCAGCGATTGGGCCCCGAAAGCCTGGCGATTCGACAGATTCCGGCTTTGCTCAAGCAAGCCGAGGCGACCCGCCTGGTCCAGGACGTTCTGGCCGACCTGCTCGAGTACGGCACGAGTGACCGTATCCAAGCGCACCTGAACGAGCTTCTCGGCACCATGGCCTGCCACGGTGCCGTGCGTGCGAATCGGCGTCTCACGCTGCCGGAAATGAATGGCCTGCTGCGCGATATGGAAAGCACGGAGCGCAGTGGTCAGTGCAACCATGGGCGCCCGACCTGGACTCAGATGGGCATGGGCGATCTGGACAAACTGTTCCTCAGGGGGCGATAG
- the tsaE gene encoding tRNA (adenosine(37)-N6)-threonylcarbamoyltransferase complex ATPase subunit type 1 TsaE has product MQDVTLFAADESEMLALGARIAQATGGRGVIYLHGDLGAGKTTLSRGLIRGFGHQGKVKSPTFTLVEPYETPGARVFHFDLYRLVDPEELEFLGIRDYFEGDALCLVEWPERGAGILPKADLDITITPEGAARSLRLTPRGERGVGWCSVLTIGNQ; this is encoded by the coding sequence ATGCAGGACGTGACGCTGTTTGCGGCAGATGAATCGGAGATGCTCGCGTTGGGTGCGCGCATTGCCCAGGCGACCGGTGGTCGGGGCGTGATTTATCTGCACGGTGATCTCGGGGCCGGCAAGACGACGTTGTCACGCGGGCTGATTCGTGGGTTCGGCCATCAGGGCAAGGTCAAGAGTCCGACGTTCACCCTCGTCGAGCCCTACGAAACGCCGGGGGCGCGTGTCTTCCATTTCGACCTGTATCGGCTCGTCGACCCGGAGGAGCTGGAATTCCTGGGCATTCGCGACTATTTCGAAGGCGACGCGCTGTGCCTGGTAGAGTGGCCAGAACGTGGCGCCGGCATTTTGCCAAAGGCCGACCTGGACATTACCATTACGCCCGAAGGCGCCGCCCGCTCGCTGCGTCTGACGCCGCGGGGCGAGCGCGGGGTTGGCTGGTGTTCTGTCCTGACCATCGGTAATCAATGA
- the queG gene encoding tRNA epoxyqueuosine(34) reductase QueG: protein MSSHSLDPVALAQAIKAWGRELGFQQVGITGIDLAEHEAHLERWLAAGYHGEMDYMAAHGSKRSHPEQLVPGTLRVISLRMDYLPGDTRMAQQLATPENAYVSRYALGRDYHKLIRKRLQHLAERIQQTIGPFGFRAFVDSAPVLEKAVAQQAGLGWIGKNTLVLNRKAGSWFFLGELFVDIDLPIDEPTARDHCGSCSACLDICPTEAFVGERVLDARRCISYLTIELKGPIPVELRSKIGNRVFGCDDCQIVCPWNRFAKPTEQSDFQPRHSLDNAELAALFRWSEAQFLSRTEGSPLRRTGYQNWLRNLAVGLGNAPSTIPVLEALQARRDDPSELVREHVQWALAQHAARQNG from the coding sequence ATGTCCAGCCACTCTCTCGACCCCGTCGCTCTCGCTCAGGCCATCAAGGCGTGGGGACGCGAGCTCGGCTTTCAGCAGGTCGGTATCACGGGCATCGACCTGGCCGAGCACGAAGCGCACCTGGAGCGCTGGCTGGCAGCCGGTTATCACGGCGAGATGGATTACATGGCGGCCCATGGCAGCAAGCGTTCGCACCCGGAACAGCTCGTGCCCGGGACCTTGCGGGTCATCTCGCTGCGCATGGACTATCTGCCAGGCGATACCCGCATGGCGCAGCAGCTGGCGACGCCGGAGAACGCCTATGTGTCGCGCTACGCGCTGGGCCGCGACTATCACAAACTGATCCGCAAGCGCCTTCAACACTTGGCCGAGCGCATCCAGCAAACCATCGGCCCGTTCGGCTTTCGTGCCTTCGTCGACAGCGCGCCGGTGCTGGAAAAGGCCGTGGCGCAGCAAGCCGGCCTCGGCTGGATCGGCAAGAACACGCTGGTGCTCAACCGCAAGGCCGGCAGTTGGTTCTTTCTGGGCGAGCTGTTCGTCGACATCGACCTGCCCATCGACGAGCCCACCGCGCGCGATCACTGCGGCAGTTGCAGCGCCTGTCTGGATATCTGCCCCACGGAAGCCTTCGTGGGCGAGCGTGTGCTCGATGCGCGGCGCTGCATCTCCTACCTGACCATCGAGCTGAAAGGTCCGATCCCGGTCGAGTTGCGCTCGAAAATCGGCAACCGGGTGTTCGGTTGCGACGACTGCCAGATCGTCTGCCCGTGGAACCGCTTCGCCAAGCCAACCGAACAAAGCGACTTTCAGCCGCGGCACAGCCTGGATAATGCCGAACTGGCGGCGCTGTTCCGCTGGAGCGAGGCGCAATTCCTCAGCCGCACCGAGGGCTCGCCGTTGCGCCGGACGGGTTACCAGAACTGGCTGCGCAACCTGGCGGTGGGGCTGGGCAACGCGCCCTCGACCATCCCGGTGCTCGAAGCCCTCCAGGCACGCCGCGACGACCCGTCTGAACTGGTGCGCGAGCATGTGCAATGGGCGCTGGCGCAGCATGCCGCTCGTCAGAACGGCTGA
- a CDS encoding N-acetylmuramoyl-L-alanine amidase translates to MRMRALVSGLALMLAAVQVLAASDVQSVRLWRAPDNTRLVFDLSGPVKHNVFTLTAPDRIVIDVDGGNLPRPFEQLPLKNTPISGLRAAKYDADTLRVVIDLSAQVTPKSFTLTPNQQYGHRLVVDLYDEGAEPSATSDVPATSSPGTPAAPVSPTLPALKLPPLPSSKRDIVIAIDAGHGGEDPGAIGPGKVYEKSVVLQISKELQRQINAEKGFRAELVRTGDYFIPLRKRTEIARKKGADLFVSIHADAAPRSAAYGASVFALSDRGATSETARWLADSENRSDLIGGAGNVSLGDKDQMLAGVLLDLSMTASLSSSLNVGQKVLSNMGRITPLHKSRVEQAGFMVLKSPDIPSILVETGFISNPSEARKLQTASHQQSLARSIHSGVRQFFHENPPPGTYIAWLRDSGKIASAPREHVVRSGESLALLAARYQISLPALRNANGLKSDVIKVGQTLNIPATTLASQP, encoded by the coding sequence ATGCGCATGCGCGCGCTGGTAAGTGGTTTGGCATTGATGCTCGCGGCCGTGCAGGTCCTGGCTGCTTCCGACGTGCAGAGCGTGCGTTTGTGGAGAGCGCCGGACAATACCCGTCTGGTGTTCGATCTTTCTGGCCCGGTTAAACACAACGTCTTTACCCTGACGGCCCCGGATCGCATCGTGATCGATGTCGACGGCGGTAATCTGCCCAGGCCGTTCGAGCAGTTGCCGTTGAAAAACACGCCTATTTCCGGTCTGCGTGCGGCCAAGTACGACGCCGATACGCTGCGCGTGGTCATCGACCTTTCGGCGCAGGTCACGCCCAAGAGTTTTACCCTCACGCCCAATCAGCAGTACGGCCATCGACTCGTGGTCGACCTGTATGACGAGGGCGCCGAGCCGTCGGCGACGTCGGACGTTCCTGCCACGAGTTCGCCAGGCACGCCTGCCGCGCCCGTGTCGCCAACCCTGCCAGCGCTGAAGTTGCCGCCATTGCCGAGCAGCAAGCGTGACATCGTTATCGCCATCGACGCCGGCCATGGCGGCGAAGATCCTGGAGCGATCGGGCCGGGCAAGGTCTACGAAAAGAGCGTGGTGCTGCAGATATCCAAGGAGCTTCAGCGCCAGATAAATGCCGAAAAGGGCTTTCGTGCCGAGCTGGTGCGAACCGGCGATTATTTCATCCCGTTGCGCAAGCGCACCGAGATCGCACGCAAGAAGGGCGCGGATCTTTTCGTCTCGATACATGCCGATGCCGCGCCGCGCTCGGCGGCCTATGGCGCGTCGGTGTTCGCGTTGTCGGATCGCGGCGCGACTTCGGAAACCGCGCGCTGGCTCGCCGACAGTGAAAACCGTTCGGACCTGATCGGCGGGGCCGGCAATGTCAGCCTCGGCGACAAGGATCAGATGCTTGCCGGTGTCCTGCTGGACCTGTCGATGACGGCGTCTTTGTCGTCCAGCCTCAATGTCGGTCAGAAAGTGTTGAGCAACATGGGGCGCATCACCCCGTTGCATAAAAGCCGCGTCGAGCAGGCTGGATTCATGGTGCTGAAATCCCCTGACATCCCGTCGATCCTGGTGGAGACAGGCTTCATTTCCAACCCGTCCGAAGCACGCAAGTTGCAGACTGCGTCCCACCAGCAATCGCTGGCTCGCTCGATTCACAGTGGCGTGCGGCAGTTCTTCCACGAGAACCCACCCCCCGGCACCTATATCGCCTGGCTGCGTGATTCCGGCAAGATTGCCAGCGCCCCGCGCGAGCATGTTGTCCGCTCCGGCGAAAGCCTGGCGTTGCTTGCCGCGCGCTATCAGATCAGCCTGCCGGCATTGCGCAATGCGAATGGTCTGAAAAGCGATGTGATCAAGGTCGGTCAGACGCTGAACATTCCGGCCACGACCCTGGCTTCGCAACCATGA
- the hflK gene encoding FtsH protease activity modulator HflK codes for MAWNEPGGNSNNQDPWGSGGGGRRGGGDQKGPPDLDEAFRKLQDSLNGMFGGKKRSGGSPGGGTGRRGGFGLVWVGLVLLLAVWLFNAIYIVDEQEQAVVLRLGKYHETVGPGLNIYFPPFDRKYQANVTRERSYSKQGQMLTEDENIIEVPLTVQYKISDLQAFVLNVEEPEASLQHATDSAVRHVVGSTAMDQVLTEGREAMAGEVKERLQRFLDNYGTGIIVTQVNLQSAAAPREVQEAFDDVIRAREDEQREKNQAESYANGVIPEARGQAQRMLEEASGYRDAVISRAQGEADRFSKLVAEYRKAPDVTRERLYLETMQELMSNTSKVLVTGESGQNNLLYLPLDKMINSRGATTERSAPASTSGASTQTTRLPPELDPREVRTREVR; via the coding sequence ATGGCTTGGAATGAGCCGGGTGGCAACTCGAACAACCAGGATCCCTGGGGGAGCGGTGGCGGTGGTCGTCGCGGCGGTGGCGATCAAAAGGGTCCGCCGGACCTGGATGAGGCTTTCCGCAAATTACAGGACAGCCTCAATGGCATGTTCGGCGGCAAGAAGCGCAGTGGCGGTTCGCCCGGTGGCGGCACTGGCCGGCGTGGCGGATTCGGGCTGGTCTGGGTCGGTCTGGTATTGCTGCTCGCCGTCTGGCTGTTCAACGCGATCTATATCGTCGACGAGCAGGAACAGGCCGTGGTGCTGCGCCTGGGTAAATATCACGAGACCGTAGGGCCGGGTCTTAACATCTATTTCCCGCCATTCGACCGCAAGTACCAGGCTAACGTCACCCGCGAGCGCTCCTACAGCAAGCAAGGGCAGATGCTCACCGAGGACGAGAACATCATCGAAGTGCCACTGACCGTGCAGTACAAGATCAGCGATCTGCAGGCCTTCGTGCTCAATGTCGAAGAGCCTGAAGCGTCATTGCAGCATGCGACGGATAGCGCCGTGCGCCACGTGGTGGGTTCGACCGCCATGGATCAGGTGTTGACCGAAGGCCGTGAAGCCATGGCGGGCGAGGTGAAAGAGCGGCTGCAGCGTTTCCTCGACAACTACGGTACCGGCATCATCGTGACCCAGGTCAACCTGCAGAGCGCGGCGGCCCCGCGTGAAGTGCAGGAAGCCTTCGATGATGTGATCCGTGCGCGTGAAGACGAGCAGCGCGAGAAGAACCAGGCCGAGTCCTACGCCAATGGCGTCATCCCCGAGGCTCGTGGTCAGGCCCAGCGCATGCTGGAAGAGGCGAGCGGCTACCGTGATGCGGTGATCTCTCGTGCGCAGGGTGAGGCAGACCGCTTCTCCAAGCTGGTTGCCGAGTATCGCAAGGCGCCGGATGTGACGCGTGAGCGCCTGTACCTGGAAACCATGCAGGAGTTGATGAGCAACACCAGCAAGGTGCTCGTGACCGGCGAAAGTGGGCAGAACAACCTGCTCTATCTGCCGCTCGACAAGATGATCAACAGTCGTGGTGCCACCACCGAGCGGTCTGCGCCGGCATCCACCTCGGGCGCTTCGACTCAGACTACACGGCTGCCTCCGGAGCTGGATCCGCGTGAAGTGCGTACAAGGGAGGTCCGCTAA
- the hflX gene encoding ribosome rescue GTPase HflX, with protein MFFERPGGGERAILVHLDGQDPAAREDPQEFRELARSAGAETVGFVNVAKHQPSAKFLIGSGKVEELHDLVKDGEVELVIFNHTLTPSQERNLERALECRVLDRTGLILDIFAQRARTHEGKLQVELAQLEHMSTRLVRGWTHLERQKGGIGLRGPGETQLETDRRLLRVRIRQIKQRLEKVRGQREQARRGRRRADIPLISLVGYTNAGKSTLFNALTDSEVYAANQLFATLDPTLRRLELDDLGPVVLADTVGFIRHLPHKLVESFRATLEESSNADLLLHVIDAHEPERDQQIEQVLAVLTEIGAHELPILEVYNKVDLLDGIEPQIQRNADGVPQRVWVSAQQGLGLDLLKQAVAELLGNDLFVGTLRLSQDLGRLRAQLFELGAVQSESHDDEGGSLLDVRLQRVELHRLISRAGFEAEQFFEQHTLQ; from the coding sequence TTGTTCTTCGAACGTCCCGGTGGTGGTGAGCGGGCTATCCTGGTTCATCTGGATGGTCAGGATCCAGCGGCGCGTGAAGACCCTCAGGAGTTTCGGGAGCTGGCACGGTCAGCCGGCGCCGAAACCGTCGGTTTCGTCAATGTGGCCAAGCATCAGCCTTCCGCCAAGTTTCTGATCGGCAGCGGAAAGGTCGAAGAGCTGCACGATCTCGTCAAGGACGGCGAGGTTGAGCTGGTCATCTTCAACCACACGCTGACTCCCAGTCAGGAGCGCAACCTCGAGCGCGCGCTCGAATGCCGTGTGCTCGATCGAACCGGCCTGATCCTCGATATTTTCGCCCAGCGAGCCCGCACCCACGAAGGCAAGCTGCAGGTCGAGCTGGCTCAGTTGGAGCACATGAGTACGCGGCTTGTGCGTGGCTGGACTCACCTTGAGCGGCAAAAGGGTGGTATCGGTCTGCGTGGCCCGGGTGAGACCCAGCTGGAAACGGACCGTCGCCTGTTGCGTGTGCGTATCCGTCAGATCAAGCAGCGCCTGGAAAAGGTTCGTGGCCAGCGTGAGCAGGCCCGCCGCGGGCGTCGCCGTGCCGATATTCCGCTGATTTCGCTGGTGGGCTACACCAACGCGGGTAAGTCCACGCTGTTCAATGCCTTGACCGACTCCGAGGTCTACGCGGCCAACCAGCTGTTCGCCACGCTCGACCCGACCTTGCGTCGCCTGGAACTGGACGATCTGGGGCCGGTGGTGCTGGCCGACACGGTGGGCTTCATCCGTCATTTGCCGCACAAACTGGTCGAATCCTTCCGGGCCACGCTTGAAGAGTCGAGCAATGCCGACCTGCTGCTGCACGTTATCGATGCGCACGAGCCCGAGCGAGATCAGCAGATCGAGCAGGTGTTGGCGGTGCTGACCGAAATCGGCGCGCATGAGTTGCCGATTCTGGAGGTCTACAACAAGGTGGATCTGCTGGACGGTATCGAGCCGCAGATCCAGCGTAACGCCGACGGTGTGCCGCAGCGCGTCTGGGTGTCGGCCCAGCAGGGGCTGGGGCTCGACCTGTTGAAGCAGGCGGTCGCGGAGTTGCTCGGCAATGACCTGTTCGTCGGCACGCTTCGGCTCTCGCAGGACCTTGGCCGCTTGAGGGCGCAGCTGTTCGAACTGGGTGCGGTGCAATCCGAGTCGCATGACGACGAGGGTGGCAGTTTGCTGGATGTGCGGTTACAGCGTGTCGAGTTGCACCGCCTGATCAGTCGCGCAGGCTTCGAGGCGGAGCAGTTCTTCGAGCAACACACTTTGCAATAA
- the miaA gene encoding tRNA (adenosine(37)-N6)-dimethylallyltransferase MiaA: MSRLPPAIFLMGPTAAGKTDLAIELARQLPCDLISVDSALVYRGMDIGTAKPSAEVLRAFPHRLIDIRDPAQSYSAADFVEDALAAMAQSTAAGRIPLLVGGTMLYFKALSEGLADMPAADVAVRAELEAQARVQGLASLHRQLAEVDPESALRIHPNDPQRLVRALEVYRVSGISMSEHRARQRLQKAGAGTPDGLVLPYTVAQLSVAPAQRHVLHQRIEQRFVAMVEQGFVEEVEALRRRSDLHPELPSMRAVGYRQVWNYLDGACSREEMVQRGVIATRQLAKRQLTWLRGWEGVHWLESSACDNLPRALKYLERLTILS, from the coding sequence ATGTCCCGATTACCCCCTGCCATCTTTCTCATGGGTCCCACGGCCGCCGGCAAGACCGACCTGGCCATCGAGCTTGCCCGGCAGTTGCCCTGCGACTTGATCAGTGTCGATTCGGCGCTGGTGTACCGGGGGATGGACATCGGTACTGCGAAGCCGTCAGCCGAGGTGTTGCGGGCGTTTCCGCACCGACTGATCGATATCCGCGACCCGGCGCAAAGCTACTCGGCGGCCGACTTCGTCGAGGATGCGCTGGCGGCGATGGCGCAGAGCACTGCGGCTGGACGCATCCCGTTACTGGTTGGCGGGACCATGCTCTACTTCAAGGCGCTGAGCGAGGGGCTCGCGGACATGCCCGCTGCCGACGTCGCGGTGCGCGCGGAGCTGGAGGCGCAGGCGCGCGTGCAAGGGCTGGCGTCTTTGCATCGGCAACTGGCCGAGGTGGATCCGGAGTCGGCGCTGCGGATTCACCCCAATGATCCGCAGCGCCTTGTCAGGGCGCTGGAGGTCTACCGGGTCAGTGGTATCAGCATGAGTGAGCACCGTGCCCGACAAAGGTTGCAAAAAGCTGGAGCGGGCACGCCAGACGGCCTCGTCTTGCCTTATACTGTCGCGCAGTTGTCCGTTGCGCCCGCGCAGCGACACGTCTTGCACCAGCGTATCGAACAACGCTTCGTGGCAATGGTTGAACAGGGCTTTGTCGAAGAGGTCGAAGCCCTTCGTAGGCGTAGCGATCTGCATCCCGAACTGCCTTCCATGCGCGCCGTAGGCTATCGTCAGGTCTGGAATTATCTGGATGGTGCCTGCTCGCGAGAGGAAATGGTTCAGCGCGGCGTCATCGCTACTCGGCAATTGGCCAAGCGTCAATTGACCTGGCTGCGAGGATGGGAAGGCGTTCACTGGCTGGAAAGCTCGGCCTGCGACAATCTGCCGCGAGCATTGAAATACTTGGAGAGGCTCACCATATTGAGCTGA
- a CDS encoding NAD(P)H-hydrate dehydratase, giving the protein MSQTTDTLPTSLYSAAQVRALDARLIAAGTPGFELMQRAAHAAWRALRRRWPGEQHITVLAGRGNNAGDGYLIAALAQRAGRRVQVLAVGDPQQLQGDAALAFAEAQAAGVTPLPWTPDAMLRGVLVDALLGTGLCGEVREPYATVIRSMNQSALPILAVDLPSGLCADTGRVLGQAVRADLTVTFIGLKVGLLTGEGPDRVGERVFDDLQADAAILEQAQARAERLCVANLPVLAPRSPTAHKGSFGQVLVIGGDLGTGGAALLSAEAALRTGAGMVTLATRPEHVTAALVRRPEIMCSGVESTYGLAALARRADVVIIGPGLGQAPWGRSLLSLAPQCRVPQVWDADALNLLAEGAVEPPADCLLTPHPGEAARLLGISVAEVQADRPAAVQQLAIRYGCSVLLKGAGTLIADPTGRLMLCDRGHPAMASAGLGDVLAGVAGALLAQGFVPFDAACLAVWLHAVAGERVGAQGRGLAAADLIPAIRQLLEEQSPCRT; this is encoded by the coding sequence ATGTCTCAGACCACCGATACCCTGCCCACCTCTTTATATTCAGCCGCACAAGTGCGTGCACTCGACGCGCGCCTGATCGCCGCCGGAACGCCCGGCTTCGAGCTGATGCAGCGTGCGGCGCATGCCGCCTGGCGTGCGCTACGCCGCCGCTGGCCTGGCGAGCAGCACATTACCGTGCTGGCAGGGCGCGGCAACAACGCGGGGGACGGCTATCTGATCGCGGCCTTGGCGCAGCGTGCCGGTCGTCGGGTTCAGGTGCTCGCGGTGGGTGATCCGCAGCAGTTGCAGGGCGACGCCGCGCTGGCCTTCGCCGAAGCACAGGCAGCCGGTGTGACGCCGCTGCCCTGGACACCGGACGCGATGCTGCGGGGCGTTCTGGTTGATGCACTGCTGGGCACCGGGCTCTGCGGTGAGGTTCGTGAGCCGTATGCGACGGTCATTCGTTCGATGAATCAGAGCGCGCTGCCGATCCTGGCGGTCGATCTGCCATCCGGCCTTTGCGCCGATACCGGGCGCGTGCTGGGGCAGGCGGTGCGCGCCGACCTGACGGTGACCTTCATCGGCCTCAAGGTTGGACTGTTGACCGGCGAAGGCCCGGACCGGGTTGGCGAGCGGGTGTTCGACGATCTGCAGGCCGACGCCGCGATCCTCGAACAAGCCCAGGCCCGCGCCGAGCGTTTATGCGTGGCGAATCTTCCTGTGTTGGCCCCTCGATCGCCGACCGCGCACAAGGGCAGTTTTGGCCAGGTGCTGGTGATCGGCGGCGATCTGGGGACAGGCGGTGCGGCCTTGCTCAGCGCCGAGGCGGCGCTGCGGACCGGGGCGGGGATGGTGACGCTGGCGACCCGGCCTGAACACGTGACGGCTGCGTTGGTTCGACGGCCGGAAATCATGTGCAGCGGCGTCGAGTCGACCTACGGCCTGGCAGCGCTGGCTCGGCGCGCCGACGTGGTGATAATCGGGCCAGGGCTGGGACAAGCCCCGTGGGGGCGCAGCCTGCTGTCACTGGCGCCGCAGTGCCGGGTGCCGCAAGTGTGGGATGCCGATGCGCTGAATCTGCTGGCCGAAGGCGCGGTCGAACCGCCGGCCGATTGCCTGCTTACGCCGCACCCAGGCGAGGCCGCGCGTCTGCTGGGTATTTCGGTCGCCGAGGTCCAGGCGGATCGGCCCGCCGCAGTCCAGCAGTTGGCCATCCGTTACGGCTGTAGCGTGCTGCTCAAAGGCGCGGGTACGCTGATCGCAGACCCAACGGGTCGCTTGATGTTGTGTGATCGTGGCCATCCGGCGATGGCCAGCGCAGGCCTTGGCGATGTCCTGGCGGGTGTCGCAGGGGCGTTGCTGGCACAAGGATTCGTGCCATTCGATGCGGCGTGCCTGGCGGTCTGGTTGCATGCCGTGGCCGGCGAGCGTGTCGGCGCGCAGGGCCGGGGGCTGGCTGCCGCCGATCTGATTCCCGCCATCCGCCAGTTGCTCGAGGAACAATCGCCATGCAGGACGTGA